The Macaca fascicularis isolate 582-1 chromosome 1, T2T-MFA8v1.1 genome includes a window with the following:
- the LOC102120038 gene encoding mitochondrial import receptor subunit TOM22 homolog — protein MAAAVAAASAGEPQSPDELLPKGDVEKPEEELEEDDHEELDETLSERLWGLTEMFPEKAWSAAGATFDLSLFVAQKLYRFSRAALWIGTTSFMILVLPIVFETEKLQMEQQQQLQQQ, from the coding sequence ATGGCTGCCGCCGTTGCTGCTGCCAGTGCCGGGGAACCCCAGTCCCCGGACGAATTGCTCCCGAAAGGTGACGTGGAGAAGCctgaggaggagctggaggaagaTGACCATGAGGAGCTAGATGAGACCCTGTCGGAGAGACTATGGGGCCTGACGGAGATGTTTCCGGAGAAGGCCTGGTCCGCGGCCGGAGCCACTTTTGATCTTTCCCTCTTTGTGGCTCAAAAACTGTACAGATTTTCCAGGGCAGCCTTGTGGATTGGGACCACTTCCTTTATGATCCTGGTTCTTCCCATTGTCTTTGAGACTGAGAAGTTGCAAATGGAGCAACAGCAGCAACTGCAGCAGCAGTAG